One stretch of Penaeus chinensis breed Huanghai No. 1 chromosome 27, ASM1920278v2, whole genome shotgun sequence DNA includes these proteins:
- the LOC125039503 gene encoding 60S ribosomal protein L12-like isoform X2: MAATSSLAPKIGPLGLSPKKVGDDIMKATGDWKGLKVTVKLIIQNRQARVEVVPSAASLVIKALKEPPRDRKKVKHIKHNGNLTLDQMIDIARTMRPRSQAKALSGTLKEVLGSAQSVGCTVEGQNPHDIIDGINDGSVEVPEE; encoded by the exons ATGGCTGCCACCTCTTCCTTGGCCCCCAAGATCGGTCCCCTCGGTCTGTCCCCCAAAAAGGTGGGTGACGATATCATGAAGGCGACTGGTGATTGGAAAGGCCTCAAAGTGACTGTCAAGCTCATCATCCAAAACAGGCAGGCCCGAGTGGAAGTTGTCCCCTCAGCTGCTTCCCTGGTTATCAAGGCACTCAAGGAGCCCCCACGTGACCGCAAGAAGGTCAAGCACA TTAAGCATAATGGAAACTTGACCCTGGACCAGATGATTGACATTGCCCGCACAATGAGACCACGTTCCCAGGCAAAGGCCCTCTCAGGTACTCTGAAGGAGGTTCTGGGAAGTGCACAG AGTGTTGGTTGCACAGTCGAGGGACAAAACCCCCATGACATCATTGATGGTATTAACGATGGCAGCGTCGAAGTCCCTGAAGAGTAA
- the LOC125039503 gene encoding 60S ribosomal protein L12-like isoform X1, with amino-acid sequence MPPKFDPTEIKTVCLRCVGGEMAATSSLAPKIGPLGLSPKKVGDDIMKATGDWKGLKVTVKLIIQNRQARVEVVPSAASLVIKALKEPPRDRKKVKHIKHNGNLTLDQMIDIARTMRPRSQAKALSGTLKEVLGSAQSVGCTVEGQNPHDIIDGINDGSVEVPEE; translated from the exons ATGCCTCCCAAGTTTGATCCCACCGAGATCAAGACCG TGTGTCTAAGATGTGTTGGCGGAGAAATGGCTGCCACCTCTTCCTTGGCCCCCAAGATCGGTCCCCTCGGTCTGTCCCCCAAAAAGGTGGGTGACGATATCATGAAGGCGACTGGTGATTGGAAAGGCCTCAAAGTGACTGTCAAGCTCATCATCCAAAACAGGCAGGCCCGAGTGGAAGTTGTCCCCTCAGCTGCTTCCCTGGTTATCAAGGCACTCAAGGAGCCCCCACGTGACCGCAAGAAGGTCAAGCACA TTAAGCATAATGGAAACTTGACCCTGGACCAGATGATTGACATTGCCCGCACAATGAGACCACGTTCCCAGGCAAAGGCCCTCTCAGGTACTCTGAAGGAGGTTCTGGGAAGTGCACAG AGTGTTGGTTGCACAGTCGAGGGACAAAACCCCCATGACATCATTGATGGTATTAACGATGGCAGCGTCGAAGTCCCTGAAGAGTAA
- the LOC125039502 gene encoding calcium-responsive transcription factor-like, whose amino-acid sequence MMEVKTEKELQINNRKRSHSPSEEGLSEGNNPCQSQSSKHQVELPSHAHSGTERCWVNNFSVYSSCYEGYVTSLKLLHHLLQEFEICTHAYFIVQRTKRNFGKEPELQRIGGSIHWQDTQDNAHPHLLCDGIPFIIMGTRTLDCHQGPDRDKKRKHIRAAANQQKDFENYLDKEHDYTEREWHSVKASKKLNCPAKIYIRHIIKFPEYECPEAIEDIGHRHAVTTRLQLDFKRREDIVKEHQFHVQLPQSHTTHAVGEQADSSLPIDRDLSAFIQKKVTEEGIANTKEMKKLLEEHLQSSELLFKGKELPSRNNTRYWPTLKQIRNHMMLATMRQRDHQAVSLLEEPKEQQWQQTCEDYKPNYLHSMMKKVQSLAREVESLSGMCQDPNILCEVAAEMEQLRDSLLHSRQSNEPSFVAESVILQPYTELNHDRKEGQEFSEKKVIRIFSQQTPRAQRESTKFK is encoded by the exons ATGATGGAAGTGAAAACAGAAAAGGAGCTTCAGATAAATAACCGGAAAAG GTCACACTCTCCGTCAGAGGAAGGTTTATCTGAAGGAAACAACCCATGTCAGAGTCAAAGTTCGAAGCATCAGGTGGAATTACCTAGTCACGCGCACTCTGGCACTGAAAG ATGTTGGGTGAataatttttctgtttattcatcaTGTTACGAGGGTTATGTAACAAGCCTCAAACTCCTGCATCACTTATTACAGGAGTTTGAAATATGTACCCATGCATACTTTATTGtacagagaacaaagagaaatttTGGGAAGGAACCAG AGCTGCAGAGAATAGGGGGAAGCATCCACTGGCAAGACACACAGGACAATGCACACCCTCACTTGCTCTGTGATGGAATACCTTTCATCATTATGGGAACACGCACCTTAGACTGCCACCAGGGGCCTgatagagacaagaagagaaagcaTATCCGAGCTGCAGCAAACCAGCAAAAG GATTTTGAGAACTACTTAGATAAAGAGCATGATTACACGGAGAGAGAATGGCATAGTGTCAAAGCATCAAAAAAGCTTAACTGTCCTGCTAAAATATACATTCGACATATCATAAAGTTTCCTGAATATGAG TGTCCAGAAGCAATAGAAGACATAGGACACCGCCATGCTGTCACCACCAGACTGCAGCTTGATttcaagaggagagaagatattgTGAAAGAACACCAGTTTCATGTCCAGCTTCCACAGAGTCATACTACTCATGCAGTTGGAGAG CAAGCAGACTCATCTCTCCCTATTGATAGAGATTTATCAGCTTTTATTCAGAAGAAAGTGACTGAGGAAGGTATAGCAAACACCAAAGAAATGAAGAAACTCCTTGAAGAACATCTCCAGTCCAGTGAACTTCTCTTCAAGGGTAAGGAGCTGCCATCCAGGAACAACACAAGGTACTGGCCAACCCTCAAGCAGATACGTAATCATATGATGCTGGCCACAATGAGACAGAG GGATCACCAAGCAGTCAGCTTACTTGAAGAGCCAAAGGAGCAACAGTGGCAGCAAACCTGTGAAGATTATAAACCTAACTAT CTTCACAGTATGATGAAGAAGGTGCAGAGTTTGGCAAGAGAAGTTGAGTCTCTGTCTGGAATGTGCCAAGATCCAAACATCCTTTGCGAAGTAGCTGCTGAAATGGAGCAACTTCGAGACAGCCTCTTGCACTCTAGGCAGAGCAATGAACCATCATTTGTTGCTGAATCCGTGATCCTTCAACCCTATACTGAGCTAAATCATGACAGGAAAGAAG GGCAAGAATTTTCAGAAAAGAAAGTTATAAGGATCTTCTCACAGCAGACACCTAGAGCACAAAGGGAGTCTACCAAATTTAAATAG
- the LOC125039577 gene encoding exonuclease 3'-5' domain-containing protein 2-like: MSIPWAHNHSAIVGGLLLGVGVAGTLFYHRRTIAHSLHSMRLHALLKMTDRRIVIVTDKKSWDEVAPLLMREVSSEGAVGFDCEWVQVRGKRRPVALLQLASCSGLCVLVRLSLLNSGIPDSLRTFLEDEKILKVGVGPNEDSNYLAEDYNIQVRGCVDLRHLVQRCLSLESFDSESASKAQEVSLGRTTAGGMGLNALAERYLGRTLDKDWRVRASDWEAKMLTKRQKKYAAEDALVGIHILIALMEKLWTPDSTTTSFLPKPLWQQRLKQEVHQACCELLDVKFTSTKRNQDAGSAKGGHIPPNKLKPHARAYSLRQGPLYHNCQLRAPDDQPLCTIDPKKAHWYVAKGLGVLVSEEPLVVRLKFEPAGRPQAELQDGQFYLQERQNLCVVCGKDQSYIRKNVVPHEYRKYFPAILKHHQNHDVVLLCLECHRISNIRDNALRSQLAEECDAPIGTDKDVKATFDKAKKAVRYAASALLRRPAGIPEKRIAELQGVVRRHYGVEELTRELLEEAANMEVKVYNKEYQAHGHKVFEVYSKDGLVKLEQRWRQHFLSSMKPEHLPECWSVTHNDYKLRLKMARLPLDHPDRHNYKLALVGTEGTIDVPYDPSQDRRRTVEEGSAPSKEVTCNESSSTEESEDELVGEEERKRYSEIDEANSDSEPYGEDIIQE; the protein is encoded by the exons ATGAGCATTCCTTGGGCGCACAACCACTCTGCCATAGTAGGGGGGCTCCTGCTAGGGGTCGGAGTGGCAGGGACATTATTCTACCATCGACGCACCATAGCTCACTCCCTCCACAGTATGAGGCTGCATGCGCTCTTGAAGATGACAGATCGGAGAATTGTCATTGTAACAGACAAGAAGAGCTGGGATGAGGTGGCTCCTCTGCTTATGAG AGAAGTGAGTAGTGAGGGTGCAGTGGGCTTTGATTGCGAGTGGGTgcaggtgagggggaagaggcgtCCTGTGGCCCTCCTGCAGCTGGCATCCTGTTCTGGGCTGTGTGTGCTGGTGCGACTCTCCCTCCTGAACAGTGGCATTCCAGATTCTCTTAGG ACATTTTTAGAAGATGAGAAAATCTTAAAAGTAGGTGTAGGGCCCAATGAGGATAGTAACTATCTAGCTGAGGATTACAACATACAG GTCAGAGGTTGTGTTGACCTGAGACACCTAGTGCAACGATGCCTGAGTTTGGAGTCATTTGATTCTGAAAGTGCGTCAAAAGCCCAAGAGGTGTCTCTAGGGAGGACAACAGCAGGGGGGATGGGGCTGAATGCTTTGGCTGAGAGGTACCTAGGCCGAACTCTAGACAAAGACTGGCGAGTGAGAGCCAGCGACTGGGAAGCAAAAATGCTGACCAAGAGACAG AAAAAATATGCTGCTGAGGATGCCTTAGTAGGAATACATATCCTAATAGCCTTGATGGAGAAACTGTGGACACCAGATTCTACAACGACCTCATTCCTGCCAAAGCCTTTATGGCAACAGAGACTCAAGCAGGAAGTGCACCAGGCCTGTTGTGAACTCCTCGATGTCAAATTCACTTCTACAAAGAGGAATCAAGATGCAG GCAGTGCCAAAGGTGGCCACATTCCCCCCAACAAGCTCAAACCACATGCACGTGCCTACTCCCTCCGCCAAGGCCCCCTCTACCACAACTGCCAGTTGCGGGCTCCAGATGACCAGCCTTTATGTACCATTGACCCAAAGAAGGCACACTGGTATGTGGCAAAGGGGTTGGGTGTGCTGGTAAGCGAAGAGCCCTTGGTTGTACGCCTCAAGTTTGAACCCGCTGGTCGCCCTCAGGCTGAGCTTCAGGATGGCCAGTTCTACTTGCAGGAGCGCCAAAACTTGTGCGTGGTGTGTGGCAAGGACCAGTCATACATCAGGAAGAATGTTGTGCCCCATGAGTACCGCAAGTACTTTCCAGCAATCCTGAAGCACCACCAGAACCATGATGTGGTATTGCTCTGCTTAGAGTGCCACCGCATAAGCAACATCCGAGACAATGCTCTGCGGAGCCAGCTAGCAGAGGAGTGTGATGCACCTATCGGCACTGACAAAGATGTAAAGGCAACATTTGATAAAGCCAAGAAGGCAGTGCGCTATGCAGCTAGTGCATTGCTTAGGAGACCTGCTGGCATCCCTGAGAAGAGGATTGCTGAGTTGCAAGGTGTTGTTCGGAGGCATTATGGTGTGGAGGAGCTCACAAGGGAGCTACTGGAGGAAGCAGCCAACATGGAGGTCAAGGTTTACAACAAGGAGTATCAGGCACATGGTCACAAGGTCTTTGAAGTCTACAGCAAGGATGGACTTGTCAAGTTGGAGCAGAGATGGCGGCAGCACTTCCTGTCCTCCATGAAACCAGAGCACTTGCCTGAGTGCTGGTCTGTTACCCACAACGACTACAAGCTGCGGCTCAAGATGGCTCGCCTGCCACTTGATCACCCTGACCGCCACAATTACAAACTGGCTCTTGTGGGCACAGAAGGAACTATCGATGTGCCCTACGACCCTTCACAGGACAGGAGGAGAACTGTGGAGGAAGGTTCAGCACCCAGTAAGGAAGTTACTTGCAATGAGTCTTCTTCAACTGAGGAGAGCGAGGATGAGTTAgtgggtgaggaggaaaggaaaagatatagTGAGATAGACGAGGCAAACAGTGACAGTGAACCCTATGGAGAGGATATTATTCAGGAATAA